A window of Actinomycetes bacterium contains these coding sequences:
- a CDS encoding LPXTG cell wall anchor domain-containing protein, whose amino-acid sequence MRRITTCSAVLGAALALCLVAGPAFAVPKDLRVSTATCGGVTVTGQGLPASTQLYLLATNLSNGKVLNPTGKPIPVMSSSAGAVQAKIALQLNGVRTVDVSIWNKKGETLTMMAKDTAATSCGTLPLTGVAGTTTWALLAAVTLLLAGAGALWRARHHPRHAARRAAA is encoded by the coding sequence ATGCGACGCATCACCACCTGCAGCGCCGTCCTCGGGGCCGCGCTGGCCCTCTGCCTGGTCGCCGGGCCGGCGTTCGCCGTCCCCAAGGACCTGCGGGTCAGCACCGCGACCTGCGGAGGCGTCACCGTGACCGGCCAGGGGCTGCCGGCCAGCACCCAGCTCTACCTGCTGGCCACCAACCTGAGCAACGGCAAGGTGCTCAACCCGACCGGCAAGCCGATCCCGGTGATGTCGAGCTCGGCCGGCGCCGTCCAGGCCAAGATCGCCCTCCAGCTCAACGGGGTGCGCACGGTCGACGTCAGCATCTGGAACAAGAAGGGCGAGACGCTGACCATGATGGCCAAGGACACGGCCGCGACGAGCTGCGGGACGCTGCCCCTGACCGGTGTGGCGGGCACGACCACCTGGGCCCTGCTGGCCGCGGTGACGCTGCTCCTCGCCGGTGCGGGCGCGCTGTGGCGGGCGCGGCACCACCCGAGGCACGCCGCCCGGCGGGCCGCCGCGTAA
- a CDS encoding bifunctional nuclease domain-containing protein: MARIHTGQATLMAAARRGDRAAFAELVERHRPVLTALCRRALADPELAEDAVQEAVLLAMTSLDRLRQVDRFGSWLAGIGLNVCRRWLRERSRESWSWEAVQGGRAADRPAAGPGPEELAEAAELAARIRRAVAGLPAGQRTAVTLYYLAGLSQAEVAAYAGTSIAAVKTRLHKGRAGLREQLRPWWKEEHMGTAAAVEMRVADVRRAPGGDEAPARHVILLEEVGGSRRLPIWVGMFEATALAITMTGTDLPRPGTYRFAASLLEAVRGQLAEVRVNRLAEGTFYAEAVLDGPEAQGRVDARPSDALNLALLVGAPIRVEAAVLDACEAARSGSPRLREMAGEVDAYPDGADEIVAEARAEWARAMAVFEAARAPGQSAPGQSAPGGQATGGLGAGGQGACGAGVT; encoded by the coding sequence GTGGCCAGGATCCACACCGGGCAGGCGACGCTGATGGCCGCCGCCCGGCGGGGCGACAGGGCGGCATTCGCCGAGCTGGTCGAGCGGCACCGCCCGGTCCTGACCGCGCTCTGCCGGCGGGCGCTCGCTGACCCGGAGCTGGCTGAGGACGCCGTGCAGGAGGCGGTGCTGCTCGCTATGACCAGCCTGGACCGGCTCAGGCAGGTGGACCGGTTCGGCTCTTGGCTGGCCGGCATCGGCCTGAACGTCTGCCGGCGCTGGCTGCGCGAGCGTTCCCGCGAGAGCTGGTCGTGGGAGGCGGTCCAGGGCGGCCGGGCCGCCGACCGGCCCGCGGCCGGGCCGGGCCCCGAGGAGCTGGCCGAGGCGGCCGAGCTGGCCGCGCGGATCCGCCGTGCCGTGGCCGGGCTGCCGGCCGGCCAGCGGACCGCGGTGACCCTGTACTACCTGGCCGGGCTGAGCCAGGCCGAGGTCGCCGCCTACGCCGGCACCAGCATCGCGGCGGTGAAGACACGGCTGCACAAGGGACGGGCCGGGCTGCGGGAGCAGCTCCGGCCCTGGTGGAAGGAGGAGCACATGGGCACGGCAGCGGCGGTCGAGATGCGGGTGGCGGACGTGCGCCGGGCCCCAGGTGGCGACGAGGCCCCGGCCCGGCACGTGATCCTGCTGGAGGAGGTCGGCGGCTCCCGCCGCCTGCCGATCTGGGTCGGCATGTTCGAGGCGACCGCGCTGGCCATCACCATGACGGGCACCGACCTGCCCCGGCCGGGGACCTACCGCTTCGCGGCCAGCCTGCTCGAGGCGGTCCGGGGCCAGCTCGCCGAGGTCCGCGTGAACCGGCTCGCCGAGGGGACCTTCTACGCCGAGGCGGTCCTCGACGGCCCGGAGGCCCAGGGCCGGGTCGACGCCCGCCCGAGTGACGCGCTCAACCTGGCGCTGCTCGTCGGGGCGCCCATCCGAGTCGAGGCGGCGGTACTCGACGCATGCGAGGCGGCGAGGTCGGGCAGTCCCCGCCTGCGCGAGATGGCGGGGGAGGTCGACGCCTACCCGGACGGGGCCGACGAGATCGTGGCCGAGGCGCGAGCCGAGTGGGCGCGGGCCATGGCCGTCTTCGAGGCGGCGCGTGCCCCCGGCCAGAGCGCCCCCGGCCAGAGCGCCCCCGGTGGCCAGGCCACCGGCGGCCTGGGTGCCGGCGGCCAGGGCGCCTGCGGCGCCGGGGTCACATAG
- a CDS encoding tyrosine-type recombinase/integrase, producing the protein MGAHRLRHTAATELLRAGAPLSEVGQVLRHRSTGTTAIYAKVDQGALGAWPGRAGRCGMTELATTLEVYLTVRRSLGYKLERAGRLLADFVAFSEREGADTVTTELAVRWATLPGGASVGWWAQRLGVVRGFAGWLQALDPSTRRLQPAHPPSRPAISIL; encoded by the coding sequence GTGGGCGCCCACCGCCTGCGCCATACCGCGGCGACCGAACTGCTCCGCGCCGGGGCGCCCCTGTCGGAGGTCGGCCAGGTGCTGCGTCACCGCAGCACCGGCACGACCGCCATCTACGCCAAGGTCGACCAGGGCGCGCTCGGGGCGTGGCCCGGCCGGGCCGGGAGGTGTGGCATGACCGAGCTGGCCACCACCCTGGAGGTCTACCTCACGGTGCGCCGCTCGCTCGGCTACAAGCTGGAGCGGGCGGGCCGCCTGCTGGCGGACTTCGTCGCCTTCTCCGAGCGCGAGGGCGCCGACACCGTGACCACCGAGCTCGCCGTGAGGTGGGCGACCCTGCCGGGAGGCGCAAGCGTCGGCTGGTGGGCACAGCGCCTGGGCGTGGTGCGCGGCTTCGCCGGCTGGCTGCAGGCTCTGGACCCCTCCACCCGAAGGCTACAACCAGCCCACCCGCCGTCAAGACCCGCTATCTCAATACTTTGA
- a CDS encoding plasmid pRiA4b ORF-3 family protein — protein MHRLTVSLPQVVTPTRRQVEVPSDLTLAGLHEVVLALFDWDGDHLYAFEIGRRRYADPCLDGCEDDDVPLAEVASRPGKVISYTYDLGACWEHHIVVDAVESTVPGIRCPRCVAGVGPYPAEYDGDRPRRFDLRALNERLAKIVLRRKAPACPPARVPATPEVAALAASARQVSLLQDLVRLARWTASPRAVTPTGRLKKHEVPDALRVLRLPAPPATFHSAKSLPRLEAAWRLAEDLGLIDISAKDAIAGPGLTALDDDSQTLDLWTSLWESAAVDGRALVYDGRAVDQPWITPPLLWALWQAAVPMSADDLDRSPRPGHDHIGLVASLLDQLVAVGGIERLPDGRYQLTPLGRHGHRAVLDHDPRGSAWRWPR, from the coding sequence ATGCATCGGCTGACCGTGTCCTTGCCGCAGGTGGTGACGCCGACCCGACGGCAGGTCGAGGTGCCGTCTGACCTGACGCTGGCTGGCCTGCACGAGGTCGTCCTCGCCCTGTTCGACTGGGACGGCGATCACCTGTACGCGTTCGAGATCGGCCGCCGCAGGTACGCCGATCCCTGCCTGGATGGCTGTGAAGACGATGACGTGCCGCTGGCCGAGGTCGCCAGCCGTCCCGGCAAGGTCATCAGCTACACCTACGATCTCGGCGCATGCTGGGAGCATCACATCGTCGTCGACGCGGTGGAGTCGACCGTCCCCGGCATCCGCTGTCCACGCTGTGTTGCCGGCGTCGGACCGTACCCGGCCGAGTACGACGGTGACCGGCCGCGACGCTTTGACCTGCGTGCGCTCAACGAGCGGCTCGCCAAGATCGTCCTCCGGCGGAAGGCGCCGGCGTGCCCGCCGGCGCGCGTTCCAGCGACGCCGGAGGTGGCCGCGCTCGCGGCGAGTGCACGCCAGGTGAGTCTGCTGCAAGACCTGGTCCGCCTGGCGCGGTGGACGGCCAGTCCCCGGGCGGTCACCCCGACGGGCAGGTTGAAAAAGCACGAGGTGCCAGATGCGCTGCGGGTTCTCCGGCTGCCCGCGCCGCCGGCTACCTTCCACAGTGCAAAGAGCCTGCCTCGCCTCGAGGCCGCCTGGCGGCTCGCTGAAGACCTTGGCCTGATCGACATCTCCGCCAAGGACGCCATTGCCGGCCCCGGCCTGACCGCACTGGACGACGACAGCCAGACCCTCGACCTGTGGACCAGTCTGTGGGAGTCCGCCGCCGTGGACGGACGCGCGCTCGTCTACGACGGTCGAGCGGTCGACCAGCCGTGGATCACACCGCCGCTGCTGTGGGCGCTGTGGCAGGCAGCTGTGCCGATGTCCGCCGATGATCTCGACCGGTCGCCCCGGCCCGGCCACGACCACATCGGGTTGGTGGCCTCGCTGCTGGACCAGCTCGTGGCTGTCGGCGGGATCGAACGCCTCCCCGACGGCCGCTACCAGCTCACGCCGCTGGGCCGGCACGGCCATCGAGCAGTGCTGGACCACGACCCTCGCGGGTCGGCATGGCGGTGGCCCCGATGA